Below is a genomic region from Polypterus senegalus isolate Bchr_013 chromosome 13, ASM1683550v1, whole genome shotgun sequence.
atgacacttgaaatttggctcagatgTATCCCATTCGATTGATAGTCATTGAGATGTTCATGCACCTTGTTAGGAGTTCATCTGTGGTCAAGTCaattgattggacaggattagtAAAGGCACACgactgtctatataaggtcccgcAGTTGACAATGTATTTCAGAGAAAAATGCTTAGAAACAGGATAATTTTGAGGCATGGATCTgaggaatatataaaaatatctctGCAGCATTGAAAGTTGTCACAAGCACAGCTGTCTTaacaattcttaaatggaagaaatttgcaacaaccatgactctttctagagctggaaacccagccaaactgagcaatcatgggagaGAGGTGAACAGAAACATAATGCTCACTTTGGATGAGCTCCAGAAAACCTGTGTGGAGGTGGGAGAAACTTCAAGAAGGGCAACGATCACTGCAACATCTATGCTTTATGATAAAGTGGctagacagaagcctctcctcagtaagaGACACATTGACAGCTGCTGGGAGTTTGTGAAAGCGTCCTGAAGTATTCTCAGACAGTGCAAAacaagattctttggtctgaCAAAACCTAGATTAGCATCACGTCTGGGAGAAATCAGGCACCGCTCTTCACTTGTGCAATATCATTTTAGCtttgaagcatggtagtggcagcattatgctgtagGCTTTGTTATTCGGCAGCAGGGACTGAGGGACTAGACATGGTTGAGGAAATGCTAAAAGGAGCAAAGTATAGAGATACCGTTAAAGAAAAAAGTCCTCCAGAGTgatctggacctcagactgggactcAGGTTCACTTTCCAACAAGGcagtgaccctaagcacaaagcaaagagaaCATAGGAGTGGAATAGGGATAACTCTGGGAATTTCCTTACATTGTCCAGACTTGAACTCAGTTGAACATCTcttaaaaaacctgaaaatagcTGCCTAGTGACAGCCTCCATCCAGCATGACAGAGCCTGAGACAGTCTACAGAGAAGAATCACAGAAAATCCAAACCCAAGAAGATTCCTGGCCATAATCACTGCCAAAGACGCTTCAACTAAgtagggggtctgaatacttgtgtcaatgggatatttcagtaattcatttttactagatttgtaaaaaaaaaaaatctaaaatcttgtttttgctttgtcattctgggttgtggagtgttgcttgatgtagggataaaattaatttaagtgattttagcacaaggctgcaacatagctaaatgtgaaaaagtaaaagagtctgaatactgTCTGAATCCACTGCAGCTCAGTTTAAAGCAAAGTGATTTTGGGATGAGTGCTTTGCATTAAATTTACCTATGGCCTTCAAATGAATAAACACTCTATAGAGATATGATTGAAGGCTGGGAATGTTTAAATGGGTCCAGGTTGTgcacaaaatatgaaaacaattacGAAAAGGAGAATACAAACTTGTGTAACAATGTAAACTTtttagaaacagaaataaaaatgaccataagtaaaacaaatgaaaatccaaAGCTTTGACTGTTTAGGCCGCACTTCTTTTTATGCTAATGGACGTGATCTACAGTATGTTCAGCACAGGCAAGGAAACCTCTGCAGGACTTCTTCCTCATGCTCAGCAATAAATGAGGAATATAAGTAGGGACAGAGATAAATTCATAACACCATGCCAttggcttacttacaaaaaaaatgattataccCAGGACAGCCATTCAAAAGGACACAACATGGAAAGAGGGAATAACAGTGTTGGTCAGTGTTCCAGTATGCACATACAGTGAATCTCTTGTCCTTGAGAGCTGCCATAACTGAGAGGTGCTCttggcaagattatttaaatacGAGCACtgtcaatccatccattcattaccaAGCCCAGGGTTTCAGGGACCTAAGTATATTCCAGTGGCATCAGATGAAAAGCAAGGACTGATCCATTAAGAAGTTACCAATATCATCAAATCATCTGTCCATCATTAGCCTGAGTGGGAAAACTAGACTTCCACATCTCTAGCAGGTAATATTAATTCATTCAAATCCTCTTTTACATGTCCTTTTTTTAGAGGGCCATTTGTCTCTGCTAGCGTTTCTGTACAATAGGCCTGATCAGAATGTCTCCAGAATGCCTCTGTTCTCCTGGGGCTTTATAAATTGTCACTCATCACTCTATTTCATATGAATGAACAAACTGCAAATGTTCTCAGTGTTTATTTAAGGTAACCTATGAAATTTCCTAGAGAGTGACATTTAAGTACTGTGTCTAGACAAAATTCCCTTTTCTACTGAATTAATCATTTCTTCTTTTGTGGAATAATAAccaagagagaggttgggagcacgtGCTGATAGCACATGGACGCACCCACAACATGAGAaactacctggattgggacccaagtgcagcaggtaacacctcagcaccacacttgaaCAGGTTGAGGACCTGCTCGCAGGGCTGGAtgtagattaacatcatacccaggacaaagacGCGGCAGGTTAAaaaccttgctcaagggccaatggagtagagtcacttgtgGCATTTACAAAATTGAAACGGACAACCTTCCGAGTGCCagagcagatccctagcctcagagccaccactacgcCCAGCATAAATAACTAAGGTGTTAGTGAATATGGtacaaaataattcagaataaCAAGAgtcaattttaaatcacaaaactaAAGGAACATTTAGAATCTTGGGCTAAGAAACCCCTTAAATGAGTGCTCAACTTCAtaaattaatgcaaaataaaaagcataaaaaatgaataatgaactTATTCATAGCAATACCGGAGACAGAAAGTTagtattttttgaatttttattctgATGTATATATTATATCATTTAGAATTGGTGGATTGTCCACACTAAAAAGGATATAGAAACATTTAGCATTGCTAGGAGTTGTGAACATGTTTGGGAGCTTTTTCATTGTTTCTGTACTGCCTGTTACTTTAGTAGTAGAATCTTAATTCCTGTCAttcatttttaccttttaaatataaatattttaactggagaaagcatatgacagggtgcctcgagaggagttgtggtattgtatgaagaagtcgggagtggcagagaagtatgtgagagttgtgcaggatatgtacgagggaagtatgaccatggtgaggtctgcggtaggagtgacagatgcattaaaGTTGGAggagggatcagctctgagctgtttcttatttgcaatggtgatggacaggttgtcaGATGaggttagacaggagtccccgtggactatgatgtttgccttctgacattgtgatctgtagcgatagtagggagcaggttgaggagaccttggaggagtggagatatgttctagagaagagaggaatgaaggttagtaggaacaagacagaatacatgtgtgtgaatgagagggaggtcagtggaatggtgaggatgtagagagtagagctggcgaaggtagatgagtttaaatacttgggatcaacaattcagagtaatggagattgtggaagagaggtgaaagagagggttcaggcagggtggaatgggtggagaaaagtgtcgagtaatttgtgacagagttatcagcaagagtaaaagggaggtctacaggacggtagtgagaccagctatgttatatgggttggagatggtggcactgaccagaaagcaggagacagagctgaaggtggcagagttaaagatgctaagatttgcattcagtgtaacaaggatggataggattagaaatgagtacattagagggtcagttcaagttggatagttgggaaacaaagtcagagaggtgagattgcgttggtttggacatgtgcagaggagagatgctgggtatcttgggagaaggatgctaaggatagagctaccaggcaagaggaaaagagaaaggcctaagcgaaggtttatggatgaagtgagagaggacatgcaggtgatgggtgtaacagaacaagatgcagaggacagaaagatatggaagaagatgatctgctgtggcaacacctaacgagagtagccaaaagaagaagaagaaatatcgACATATATTATTTGGCTGTAGACATGTGGCGCTTGGTAATGGGGCCTGTTGCCAGCTGTAGTAATAACATATCAGACTAATTATAATGTAGCAACCAGAAGATGAAACACATGTCAGGGCCAATGCCagttttgaaaaacagaaaatctgtaTTAGCCCTCATCTAAactcaagaaagaaaaaaaacaaaacaaaaatcaaactcaTAAAATAATAGCAAAGATCTTTAATTAGAGAATCCTAACCAACAAAAATCCTAGTAACTCACAGAAGCTTATTACGATTTATCCACAAATTAAAGTGGTGATGAATGCAGTGCTGGTATTTAAATTGTCACTGTAATGATGGCACAATGCACAATGTCTGGGATAAGCTCTCTAGCAACTCAATGTTTCATCCAGGGGCTGAGTCCTGGCGACGTCAAAGACATAAAGAAAAATCAACACTACCTAACTGTTATTCAAATAAAACTAAGCAGAACAGAAACTAATTCTGCGTATAACAAAACCCCTAAAACTAAAAGAGAAGAACATTAACACAGAGTGTCAAATACCaaataaaagaagtaaaataacgacaggaaaagaaaataatgcaGGTAGAAACTTAACACCAGTCACGATGACGTCATCATGTAAGACAGCGCATACATCATCTGATGTCCAGGTTTTTGGATTTCAGACATACAAGAAAATATCATCTGCTTAGTGTTAGTTATGCGAAGTACCTATAGTTATCATTATGACCGGTTTAATTTTTTAACCAAGAATTTTGTattctcattttggttttgttgctTTGTGCTTATTAGATTTATAACTATCCATTTGATTTATCATTTAATGCCTGTTTATCTCCCAGTCTCCTAGTTATTTGATTCTCTGTGCTTCTGGGGACATGCCATTATTTCACCTGGGCCACAATAATGGAACTTAAAAACTATGGTGAGTGGCTGAAAAGAGAAAACCTGTAGGAGATCCTCAGCTGccaattgagaaaaaaataatttgctgaTAAAGAAAACTGACAATTAGCATCAGTTTTGAGTCTAATTAGAGATACTTACCTGAAGAGTGAATGACTTTGCTTCTTTTCTGCATAACCATCATGAGGGCCCCCACTATGCCTTCATTGCTCTCAGATGAGGGAGCAGAAGAGGGAGATTCTGGGTTTTCTGTTACCTGTTTCAAAAATATATGAGATGCATTTAAGAAAAGTAGTTAAACCAAGCTGAAGCTCACACTCTtccaaagaaacaaaaacaaaacctggaCCAAGGCATGGATTGAAAAATATAGcatcagtagtagtagtagcagtagtattgtCACATTCACAGAGTATAGTTTATGTCCATCCATCAagcaacatgttgccactctctggcaccataaGAACAAGAATGTATTAGAAATCATCCCATGAGCGGCCCCAGAACATGCtgtaaaaattatatttctttgcAAATATGGGATGACATAATGCTCACCCATGGTGAGAGAAATGCTGACAATGGCAGTGCACTACCTGCGGACATTAATAGGACAAGCAGAGTGAAAATAAACACATGGCTGGCAGCTGTGGACAAGCTTTAGTTGGTGAGCAAAAGAATGGTGACTCCCAAATACCATAGATATTAAGTTTTGCTCAGTTCTCTGTGTAATGAAATAGTAAAAAATCGATGCGGTTTAAAAGTTTTATGACTTCTGCACGAGTGTCTGCCAGCACACTTCTAAAAGCATTGTTGCCATATGAGCTTAGTACTGTTAAAAATGATGCAGTgcttacatttttcagttttgttcccTGCCGTATTTGGTCCAGTAatgctcctcttcctcctgagGGAGGTGCAGGTCCAGGTGTGCTACGAGCAGGGCTTGGTAATGCTGGAGCAGGTGGTCCGCTCATTGGAGCTGGAggtggaggaggtggtggaggaggaggTGGGGGTGCTGCTGCTGTGGCTGCTACAGAAGGAGGTGGAGGTGGAGGAAAATGATGTTCTTGATGAGATATTGGCTGAGGAGGTGGAGGTGGTGGGTGGTTTGTTCGAGAactgggtggtggtggtggtgggacaCTTCGATTTGATGTTGGAGCTGGACCCCTTGAAGGTGGGGGTCCACGTGGTGGAGGTCCTGGAACTGGCGGTAAAGGTCCTGATCGTCCTCGGGAAGTCAATGAGGGAACAGGAGGAAGAGGACCTGAGCGAGTAGGAGGTGGTGGAGGACCTTGATCTAAAAAACATGAAGAATGAGATGTTAAACTCAATGACTGGCACTCTGATAGCAGATTCTATGTGTCAGACATGATGTCTGCACATCTTACATCCAGCACAACTTGATGTATCACATTCACTTACCTTGTTTCCTCATTTCTGCCTTCACCCTCTCCAGTCCTCCAGATTGCTCGATGAAGTCATAGATCATTTTAGAGGTCTCTGCATCGGTTAGTTGATCTTCACTTATGCCAGCCCTGGAGAACAGATCTTTTAGATCTGGGTCCAGATTATTTACCTGCAATTCAATATCAGAGTTTGTAATTCACAATactaaaaagatcacaaaaaATCCACTGCTTAGTTTGCACTTGTCAAGTATATTATATTTCTTTGAAAAGCTCCATTGTACATGTAATGATATTCTTTAAGAGTATGAACATGCATTTTTGCACCCTTTACGATTTGTCAGTACAGAGCTAGACTTTTCCCCAGCAGATAGAATCCTTGAGCTActtggttaccctttatttcccAAAAATACTATAACTCTAGGCTCAAAAATGCACTCACGTCAAATCCTTTGTTGGGGTCCCATCCTACATGTGTGACGTGCCTGGAAGACATTAGAACCCATTTAGAACGAATGAACAGAAGAAGCAAAACTCTTTATTGTTAgttgtacatttttccttgtgGGAAACAATATAGGGTATCTCCTTATATATGGCGTGTGGCGCATCTCAGCAGGAGAGGTACTGCTGTGACTTACACaaacaaagcatataattataacAGTGCTGCTGTGATGAGGTGTTGGTGCACTGGAGGCCTTAGAAAAGAAAGAAGCAGGAGGAGGAGGCAGGTAATCCTTCCCCAGGATACAAGACATCCCGATATGTGCCAAAGGCCTGATCCTTTCGATAAAGAGAGCATTAAATCTGAGAGAAGATTCAAAGTATTCCGGACAGAGAGATGCCTGGCTGGAAAAGTACATGTCAGGTTTTCTCTTTAAGAGAGgcacttttatcattgcagaacagtttaaatacctcggggtaaacatcacaagtaaacataaagctctttatcaaaaaaatttcgtcgtctgtatggaaaaaattaaacaagacttgcatagatggtcaacccttcatctcacactagctggaagaattaacactgttaagatgaatattcttcctaagctcctttttttatttcaaaacataccaatatacattaataaatcgttctttaagcaattagattcaacaataacctcatttatttggaattctaaacatccacgcatcaaaagagcgaccctacaaagacaaaaggcagaaggcggcatggctctacctaacttccagttttattactgggcggcaaatatacagtcgataagaacctggacacaaatagaagaacatacacaggcatggaccgcaatagaagtaaaatcctgcagtacttctttgtattccttgctttgtgctccaataaacacacgctatcggcaatacactaataacccaattgtgctccactcacttagaatctggaaccaatgtagaaagcattttaagacggagaagcttctttctgtggcacccctgcaaaagaaccacctctttcaaccctcacaaacatatgcagtttttaatatctggaaaaaatttggaattaacttgcttagagacctttatatagacaacgc
It encodes:
- the LOC120542323 gene encoding wiskott-Aldrich syndrome protein-like, translated to MSRGSKGSKSLENSPSCLLSNQENERVFDQLGRKCVSLASTVAQLFVAPPESSNRWCLQNTGMVCFVKDNPKRSYFLRLYGINDGNLIWEQEIYNQFMYHTPKPYFHTFAADDCQAALNFADEAEADIFRQHVEEKIQQRAKGKDRRQRPPPPPVGEDRRGIPPPLPPPNANGPGMLLGGHSSVPMVTVDIQNQDFMSSQNRLPASSSSSEKGKKSKKKDKKKLTKADIGAPSGFKHVTHVGWDPNKGFDVNNLDPDLKDLFSRAGISEDQLTDAETSKMIYDFIEQSGGLERVKAEMRKQDQGPPPPPTRSGPLPPVPSLTSRGRSGPLPPVPGPPPRGPPPSRGPAPTSNRSVPPPPPPSSRTNHPPPPPPQPISHQEHHFPPPPPPSVAATAAAPPPPPPPPPPPPAPMSGPPAPALPSPARSTPGPAPPSGGRGALLDQIRQGTKLKNVTENPESPSSAPSSESNEGIVGALMMVMQKRSKVIHSSDEGEDDGGDDDDDDEWDD